A region of Channa argus isolate prfri chromosome 8, Channa argus male v1.0, whole genome shotgun sequence DNA encodes the following proteins:
- the LOC137132227 gene encoding forkhead box protein J1-A-like: protein MSLTLGKPTAVAYSRMQSLHGNVAHEHCPDEVDYNTNVHIKPPYSYATLICMAMKASKKIKIPPSCIYKWITDNFCYYRHADPTWQNSIRHTLSINKCFIKVPRQKDEPGKGGFWKLDPQYAERLLSGNYKKRRMSPVQINPALQNRLRVNVQPEPRGPCSPTEGELCINPDSQKLLREFEEATGADENCDSHLAEGIMLGSHPGLSGRVEHKRKQSVGTRKAASTVPRRSSSPLFPLDEQKEIGPLKGDFDYDALMDPALRGELSFEGGEPLSPIMSDFHEDTFLTTALPESLWSEEEEQGCSDFLSNSTVNLDQLLDLGESLSGDLSTWIDSRL from the exons ATGTCCCTGACCTTAGGGAAGCCCACAGCAGTGGCCTACAGCAGGATGCAGTCCCTCCACGGCAATGTTGCGCACGAGCACTGTCCAGATGAGGTGGACTACAACACCAACGTGCACATCAAGCCGCCGTACTCGTACGCCACCCTTATCTGCATGGCCATGAAGGCCAGTAAAAAGATCAAGATCCCCCCGTCCTGCATTTACAAGTGGATCACTGATAACTTCTGCTACTACCGCCATGCTGACCCCACTTGGCAG AACTCCATTCGACACACCCTGTCAATCAACAAATGCTTCATCAAGGTTCCTCGCCAGAAAGATGAGCCAGGAAAGGGCGGTTTCTGGAAGCTCGACCCACAGTATGCTGAACGCCTCCTGAGTGGTAACTACAAGAAGAGACGAATGTCACCAGTCCAAATCAACCCGGCACTGCAGAACAGGCTCAGGGTCAACGTCCAGCCCGAACCCAGAGGCCCCTGCAGCCCTACAGAAGGAGAACTGTGTATCAACCCAGATTCCCAAAAGCTCCTTAGAGAGTTCGAAGAGGCAACTGGGGCAGACGAAAACTGCGACTCCCATCTGGCTGAGGGTATCATGCTGGGGTCTCACCCGGGGTTAAGCGGAAGAGTTGAGCACAAGAGGAAGCAATCAGTGGGCACCAGAAAGGCTGCCAGTACAGTCCCACGGCGCTCCAGCTCTCCACTCTTCCCGTTAGACGAACAGAAGGAGATAGGACCTCTGAAGGGGGACTTTGACTATGATGCCTTGATGGACCCAGCCCTCAGAGGTGAGCTCAGTTTCGAGGGTGGGGAACCATTGAGCCCCATCATGTCAGATTTTCATGAGGACACCTTCCTCACCACAGCATTACCAGAGAGCCTGTGGTCTGAAGAGGAGGAACAAGGCTGCAGTGATTTCCTCAGTAACTCCACTGTCAACCTGGACCAGCTGCTTGACCTTGGAGAATCATTAAGCGGAGACCTCAGCACCTGGATAGACAGCCGCCTTTGA